Proteins encoded by one window of candidate division WOR-3 bacterium:
- a CDS encoding aldo/keto reductase: protein MLPKIKLGKTKEEIPIFSLGTWAIRNEREMIKVIQYSIDTGLNHIDTAEMYTGAEEIVGKAIKGYDRKKIFITSKVLPSNASYKGVIKSCENSLSKLKTDYIDLYLLHYYTGEYPLKETLDAFNHLIEKGKVRYAGVSNFEIKEYEKFKNLLREYKIQNNQIEYNLSNWQYVEEKLLPLYENEDITLSGYSPLWQNNPPKGTKGFKVLEEIGKKYGKSPFQVALNFLTRHRKIFIIFKTENIEHLKENIESLNFNLEEEDIKKIKENF from the coding sequence ATGTTACCCAAAATAAAACTGGGTAAAACTAAAGAGGAGATTCCGATTTTTTCTCTTGGAACATGGGCAATAAGAAATGAAAGGGAAATGATAAAGGTTATTCAGTATTCAATTGATACAGGTCTAAACCATATAGATACAGCAGAAATGTATACTGGAGCGGAAGAAATTGTCGGTAAAGCCATTAAAGGATATGATAGAAAAAAAATTTTTATAACAAGTAAGGTTTTACCTTCCAATGCCTCATATAAGGGAGTAATTAAATCCTGTGAGAATTCCCTTTCAAAATTGAAAACAGATTATATAGACCTCTATTTACTTCATTATTACACAGGAGAGTATCCCTTAAAGGAAACCCTTGATGCTTTCAATCATTTAATTGAAAAAGGAAAAGTAAGATATGCTGGGGTTTCAAACTTTGAGATTAAAGAATATGAAAAATTTAAAAATCTTTTAAGAGAATATAAGATTCAAAATAATCAGATAGAATACAATCTTTCAAACTGGCAATATGTGGAAGAAAAACTTTTACCACTTTATGAGAATGAAGATATCACTTTATCGGGTTATTCACCTTTATGGCAGAATAATCCTCCTAAGGGAACTAAAGGTTTTAAAGTTCTTGAAGAAATTGGTAAAAAATACGGAAAATCACCCTTTCAGGTTGCTCTTAATTTTTTAACAAGACATAGAAAAATATTCATAATATTCAAGACAGAAAATATTGAGCATTTAAAAGAAAACATTGAATCTCTAAATTTTAATTTAGAAGAAGAGGATATTAAAAAAATAAAAGAAAATTTTTAA
- a CDS encoding cytochrome bc complex cytochrome b subunit produces the protein MKNLFKAIDERLKLKELYEKYLSGYMVPENLNFWYSMGAVCLTFFMIQIVTGILLLMYYIPSVEKAFESVTFITNEVPLGWLIRRVHAVAANIFVLALFFHMLSTLIMGSYKKPREIHWITGCLLFALVLVECLSGYLLPWSQLSYWATSVATSFPGAFPFIGDWLVYLIRGGEKITQFTLGRFFSIHVSFIPFTIFVLIAIHIFVMRRTGISYPPGTDETKVKKMPFFPHFALKDLKIIYLFLALTLFIVFFFPQLVIPHDALIPADPLSTPEHIKPEWYFLANYQFLKLIPNEFLGIFLQILIALLIFLIPFIDRNPERRIWKRPLFFGAVIFGIAFYILLTIWGYLS, from the coding sequence ATGAAAAATTTATTTAAGGCAATTGATGAAAGATTAAAATTAAAAGAGCTTTATGAGAAATATCTATCAGGTTATATGGTTCCTGAAAACCTGAATTTCTGGTATTCAATGGGTGCTGTATGTCTTACTTTTTTCATGATACAGATTGTTACAGGAATTCTTCTCCTTATGTATTACATTCCTTCTGTTGAAAAAGCTTTTGAAAGTGTCACCTTTATTACGAATGAAGTTCCCTTGGGATGGCTTATAAGAAGGGTTCATGCAGTAGCAGCAAACATATTTGTTCTTGCCCTATTTTTTCACATGCTTTCAACTTTAATAATGGGATCATACAAAAAACCAAGGGAGATACACTGGATTACAGGGTGTTTACTTTTTGCCCTTGTCCTTGTTGAGTGCCTGTCAGGTTACCTTCTTCCCTGGAGTCAGCTTTCCTACTGGGCAACTTCAGTTGCCACAAGTTTTCCTGGTGCTTTTCCCTTCATAGGTGACTGGCTTGTTTATTTAATAAGGGGCGGGGAAAAAATAACTCAATTCACCCTCGGAAGATTTTTCTCAATTCATGTCTCCTTTATACCTTTCACAATCTTTGTTTTAATTGCCATACATATTTTCGTTATGAGAAGAACAGGAATATCCTATCCTCCTGGAACTGATGAAACAAAGGTTAAAAAGATGCCCTTCTTTCCCCATTTTGCTCTTAAAGATTTAAAAATTATATATTTATTTTTAGCCTTAACATTATTCATTGTATTCTTTTTCCCTCAACTTGTTATACCTCATGATGCCCTTATTCCTGCTGACCCACTTTCAACACCAGAGCACATAAAGCCAGAATGGTATTTTCTTGCCAACTACCAATTTTTAAAATTGATTCCAAATGAATTCCTCGGAATTTTCTTACAGATTTTGATAGCTCTTCTTATCTTTCTAATTCCTTTTATTGATAGAAATCCAGAAAGGAGAATATGGAAAAGACCATTATTTTTCGGAGCTGTGATTTTTGGTATAGCTTTTTATATTTTATTAACAATCTGGGGATACTTATCATGA
- a CDS encoding cytochrome c3 family protein: MKNNKFIILFFLIYPLKLFSYEKTVCIKCHLESGDEYLMKPVHEWEKSIHAENAISCHNCHGGNPKDEETAMSEEFGFIGKPKYEEIPEFCGKCHAGVKENYLKSAHGQTLPDGPNCVTCHTAHSQQKAGLFLINRELCSTCHDYERAEKIKFALMNTENTILKLSKKIEELWINGFNVDELNKNLFATRNSFRRLTHIVEVDYILEQTGGIYSDLGKIEEEIKKKEDILNRRKLLGAIVIIFFLISAYVFGKIYEELKREIKS; encoded by the coding sequence ATGAAAAATAATAAATTTATAATCTTATTTTTTTTAATATACCCTTTAAAACTTTTCTCCTATGAAAAAACTGTGTGTATAAAATGCCATCTTGAAAGTGGTGATGAATATTTAATGAAACCTGTCCATGAATGGGAAAAAAGTATACATGCTGAAAATGCTATTTCCTGTCATAACTGCCATGGTGGTAATCCAAAGGATGAAGAAACTGCCATGAGTGAAGAATTTGGCTTTATTGGAAAACCTAAATATGAAGAAATTCCTGAATTCTGCGGAAAATGCCATGCCGGTGTTAAGGAAAATTATTTAAAGAGTGCTCATGGACAAACTCTCCCTGATGGTCCAAACTGTGTTACCTGTCATACAGCTCACAGTCAGCAAAAAGCCGGACTTTTTCTCATTAATAGAGAACTATGTTCAACCTGTCACGATTATGAAAGAGCTGAAAAAATCAAATTTGCACTTATGAATACTGAAAATACAATTTTAAAATTATCAAAAAAAATAGAAGAACTATGGATAAATGGATTCAATGTGGATGAATTGAATAAAAACCTCTTCGCAACAAGAAACTCCTTCAGAAGATTAACTCATATTGTTGAAGTTGATTACATTCTTGAACAAACTGGAGGAATTTATTCAGATCTTGGAAAAATTGAAGAGGAAATTAAAAAGAAAGAAGATATACTTAATAGGAGAAAATTATTAGGTGCTATAGTTATAATTTTCTTTTTAATCTCTGCTTATGTTTTCGGAAAAATTTATGAGGAATTAAAAAGAGAAATAAAATCTTAA
- a CDS encoding cytochrome b/b6 domain-containing protein, protein STIYKQNVPKTCSKCHEKEYIEYVKSDHFRAIRFGNFDAPSCIDCHSEHRILPPWDPKSPVYPVNIPKTCADCHESVKLSERYGIPVMELKSYLASYHGVKLEAGNLKVANCASCHGNHSILPSSDPESPVNKKNLPITCGKCHKGIAEKTGFIGPIHERIDRNIQIIKKVVSLIYILLIIVTITSMIIYCFLDYWKKRKEFLVKGFREFKLEKVENTKFSYFERKLHLIHIISFFILVYTGFAHHYPENFFFSFFVKIGNGALRAFLHRIAGTVTIISFVITIFLMLFTKKGREKFSKLLFNLKDISDAINLLLYNLNIKKEKPELNHPFTFYEKFEFWALVWGTIIMSITGIALWFKDFFLNFIPSFILDIFLLIHFYEAILATLAILTWHFYWAIFDPEVYPMNPLMFEDRVFSYYLKK, encoded by the coding sequence TCAACAATTTATAAACAAAATGTTCCTAAAACCTGTTCAAAATGTCATGAAAAGGAATACATAGAATATGTAAAAAGTGACCATTTCCGTGCAATAAGATTTGGAAACTTTGATGCCCCCTCCTGTATAGACTGTCACTCAGAACACAGGATACTTCCTCCTTGGGATCCAAAATCTCCTGTTTATCCCGTGAACATACCAAAAACATGTGCTGATTGTCATGAAAGTGTAAAACTGAGTGAAAGATACGGAATACCTGTTATGGAATTAAAAAGTTACCTTGCAAGTTATCATGGAGTAAAACTTGAAGCAGGCAATCTAAAAGTTGCAAACTGTGCATCCTGTCACGGTAATCATTCTATACTTCCTTCAAGTGACCCTGAATCACCTGTAAATAAGAAAAATTTACCAATTACCTGTGGAAAATGTCACAAAGGTATTGCGGAAAAAACTGGTTTTATTGGTCCTATTCATGAGCGGATAGATAGAAATATTCAAATAATAAAAAAAGTTGTGTCCCTTATTTACATATTGCTCATAATAGTCACAATAACATCAATGATTATTTATTGCTTTTTAGATTACTGGAAGAAAAGAAAGGAATTTCTCGTAAAAGGATTTAGAGAATTTAAACTTGAAAAAGTTGAAAATACTAAATTTTCCTATTTTGAAAGAAAGCTTCATTTAATCCACATAATTTCCTTTTTCATTCTGGTTTATACAGGTTTTGCACATCATTATCCAGAAAATTTCTTTTTCAGCTTTTTTGTTAAAATAGGAAATGGTGCTTTGAGAGCATTTTTACACAGAATTGCAGGAACAGTAACTATTATCTCTTTTGTAATTACGATCTTTCTTATGTTATTTACAAAAAAAGGGAGAGAAAAATTTTCTAAACTCTTATTTAATCTTAAGGACATCTCCGATGCAATAAATTTACTTTTATATAACCTGAATATAAAAAAAGAAAAACCAGAACTGAACCACCCATTTACCTTTTATGAAAAATTTGAATTCTGGGCTTTGGTATGGGGAACTATTATAATGAGTATAACAGGTATTGCTCTATGGTTTAAGGATTTCTTTTTAAATTTCATACCTTCATTTATACTTGATATATTCCTTTTGATTCACTTTTATGAAGCTATCCTTGCAACTCTTGCAATATTAACCTGGCATTTCTACTGGGCAATTTTTGATCCTGAAGTTTACCCTATGAATCCTTTAATGTTTGAAGACAGAGTTTTCTCATATTATCTAAAAAAATAA
- a CDS encoding Rieske (2Fe-2S) protein produces the protein MENKRRNFLKNLAWFLLSITSLIFIFPVFLYLLPKREEKKLNIFTDKNGNPIPEDIVKEGSYELGLSQDGPTILIRREGKLYAFSAVCTHLGCIVKWVPEKNEFFCPCHAGRFDANGAVISGPPPSPLKKYKVDITPEGIIVLS, from the coding sequence ATGGAAAATAAAAGAAGAAATTTTTTAAAAAATTTAGCCTGGTTTTTACTATCAATAACAAGCTTAATTTTTATCTTTCCGGTTTTTTTATATCTTTTACCTAAAAGAGAAGAAAAGAAACTCAATATTTTTACGGATAAAAATGGAAATCCAATACCTGAAGATATAGTTAAGGAGGGAAGTTACGAGCTCGGTCTATCTCAGGATGGTCCAACTATTTTGATAAGAAGAGAAGGAAAGCTCTATGCCTTTTCAGCAGTTTGTACTCACCTGGGATGTATTGTGAAATGGGTACCTGAAAAAAATGAATTTTTCTGCCCATGTCATGCAGGCAGATTTGATGCAAATGGAGCTGTTATCTCCGGACCCCCACCTTCTCCTTTAAAAAAATATAAAGTAGATATAACCCCTGAAGGTATTATTGTCCTTTCTTAA
- a CDS encoding multiheme c-type cytochrome, translated as MIAILILNFTLASKCGECHTDIYKEWKNSLHAQSFEDPVFQDVYKKIINPEEQKLCLTCHVPTVSETKDYMIKQEISKEGITCDFCHSVRDVKNGNFELEIGNIKFGPISDIPENLNIGHKNKYSEIFLKAEFCKTCHEFKNKYGVYVLDTYNEWKNSEYSAKGIHCQNCHMAEIPFTKIVDPKVYPSERFITDHKCLGGHSEIRLKKAASLNVLYKIEKDKILTSVYVTNSESGHKLPTGVPIRRLILEVLLLNKYGEVLEKKEKVYQRVIVNKDNKVLSEMDEIFTEAYKVVEDNRISPKETRREVFTFDIKDKGPYFLKTQLKYEYRIPFLEPDIMLFVIQEKELLIETERPLKIGNLSFIIFSLIIFLIFVYILISFLKTFKKEGKNGK; from the coding sequence ATGATAGCTATATTAATATTAAATTTTACATTAGCATCAAAATGTGGTGAGTGTCATACTGATATATATAAGGAATGGAAAAATTCACTTCACGCACAGAGCTTTGAAGACCCAGTATTTCAAGATGTTTACAAAAAGATCATAAATCCCGAAGAACAAAAACTCTGTTTAACCTGTCATGTTCCCACTGTTTCTGAAACAAAAGATTATATGATAAAACAGGAAATATCAAAGGAAGGAATAACATGTGATTTCTGTCATAGTGTAAGGGATGTTAAAAATGGAAATTTTGAACTTGAAATAGGTAACATAAAATTTGGTCCAATTTCAGATATTCCTGAAAATTTAAATATAGGCCACAAGAATAAATATTCTGAAATTTTCTTAAAGGCTGAATTCTGCAAAACCTGTCATGAATTTAAGAATAAATACGGAGTTTATGTTCTTGATACTTACAATGAATGGAAAAACAGTGAATACAGTGCAAAGGGAATTCATTGTCAAAACTGTCATATGGCAGAAATACCTTTTACGAAAATTGTGGATCCAAAGGTTTATCCTTCAGAAAGATTTATAACAGATCACAAATGTTTGGGCGGGCATTCTGAAATAAGATTGAAAAAAGCAGCTTCCCTTAATGTGCTATATAAAATTGAAAAAGATAAAATTTTAACAAGTGTGTATGTTACAAACAGTGAGTCGGGTCATAAATTGCCTACAGGAGTTCCAATAAGAAGGTTAATTCTTGAAGTCTTACTCCTTAATAAATACGGAGAAGTACTTGAAAAAAAGGAAAAAGTTTATCAAAGGGTTATAGTAAATAAGGATAACAAAGTATTATCAGAAATGGATGAAATTTTTACAGAGGCATATAAGGTTGTTGAAGATAATAGAATCTCACCCAAAGAGACAAGAAGAGAGGTTTTTACCTTTGATATAAAAGATAAGGGTCCCTATTTTTTAAAAACGCAACTTAAATATGAATACAGGATTCCTTTCCTTGAGCCTGATATAATGCTTTTTGTAATACAGGAAAAGGAGTTATTAATTGAAACTGAAAGACCTTTGAAAATTGGAAACCTAAGTTTTATAATATTTTCTTTAATTATTTTTTTAATTTTTGTTTATATACTTATATCATTTTTAAAAACATTTAAAAAGGAGGGTAAAAATGGAAAATAA
- a CDS encoding ABC transporter substrate-binding protein, whose translation MIRILKILFLFYFLSCGRNINIYFLVSLSGPEKVYGKEAEKGIKLFYERIKNKKIKGKKINVIIRDIESDINKIKEIFDEIKKDRNSFLIIGPEISKFAIFASLIAEKNKIPLITPTATNPLVTEGKNFVFRLTYTDIAQGSYLAKFAIRNLKKKKAIILFEAQNPYSEELSKQFEAVFNKEGGKILFKAFYLKGDTSFSKHIENFKKYKPDLIFIPGYVKEVSMFIKKAYKKGLNITFLGGDGWYSPLLISSLKDLWKEGVEAFITSPFSPFDTSKNVIKFVNDFKNKYKEIPSFVSALYYDAFNLSVYIIENLQKIDREEFVKNLTNLKNFTGVTGRISFNGKKDPNREVFILKPEEEGFKFITKLYFE comes from the coding sequence ATGATAAGAATCTTAAAAATTCTTTTCCTTTTTTATTTTTTGAGCTGTGGTAGAAATATTAATATTTATTTTTTGGTATCTCTTTCTGGACCTGAAAAAGTTTACGGAAAAGAAGCAGAAAAGGGAATAAAGCTTTTTTATGAGAGGATTAAAAATAAAAAAATTAAAGGAAAAAAAATCAATGTAATAATAAGGGATATAGAAAGTGATATAAATAAAATAAAAGAAATTTTTGATGAAATTAAAAAGGATAGAAACTCTTTTCTTATAATAGGACCTGAAATTTCTAAATTTGCTATTTTTGCATCCTTAATTGCTGAAAAGAATAAAATCCCCCTCATAACTCCCACAGCAACTAACCCACTTGTTACAGAAGGTAAAAATTTTGTTTTCAGATTAACCTATACAGATATTGCTCAGGGTTCATATTTGGCAAAATTTGCTATTCGTAATTTAAAAAAGAAAAAGGCTATAATTCTATTTGAAGCTCAAAATCCTTATTCAGAAGAACTTTCAAAACAGTTTGAAGCGGTATTTAATAAAGAGGGCGGAAAAATTTTATTTAAAGCCTTCTATTTAAAAGGAGATACTTCTTTTTCTAAACATATAGAGAATTTTAAAAAATATAAGCCAGATCTTATTTTTATTCCAGGATATGTTAAAGAAGTAAGTATGTTTATTAAAAAAGCATATAAAAAGGGATTAAATATTACTTTCTTAGGTGGTGATGGATGGTATTCTCCCCTTTTAATAAGTTCCCTTAAAGATCTATGGAAGGAAGGTGTGGAAGCATTTATCACTTCTCCCTTTTCTCCTTTTGATACATCAAAAAATGTAATAAAATTTGTAAATGATTTTAAAAATAAATATAAAGAAATTCCTTCCTTTGTTTCTGCACTTTATTATGATGCTTTTAATCTTTCTGTTTATATAATTGAAAATCTGCAAAAAATTGACAGGGAAGAATTTGTAAAAAATCTTACTAATCTAAAAAATTTCACAGGAGTAACAGGTAGAATAAGTTTTAATGGTAAAAAAGATCCTAACAGGGAGGTATTTATTTTAAAGCCGGAAGAAGAAGGATTTAAGTTTATTACAAAACTTTATTTTGAATAA